Proteins found in one Amphiprion ocellaris isolate individual 3 ecotype Okinawa chromosome 22, ASM2253959v1, whole genome shotgun sequence genomic segment:
- the rps6ka3b gene encoding ribosomal protein S6 kinase alpha-3 isoform X3, translating into MKTLLFYVRNRQYQDDVPIKEISITHHVKEGSEKADPRQFELRKVLGQGSFGKVFLVRKITGPDAGQLYAMKVLKKATLKVRDRVRTKMERDILVEVNHPFIVKLHYAFQTEGKLYLILDFLRGGDLFTRLSKEVMFTEEDVKFYLAELALALDHLHGLGIIYRDLKPENILLDEEGHIKLTDFGLSKESIDHENKAYSFCGTVEYMAPEVVNRRGHTHSADWWSYGVLMFEMLTGTLPFQGKDRKETMTMILKAKLGMPQFLSSEAQSLLRNLFKRNPTNRLGAGPDGVEEIKRHHFFSTIDWNKLYRREIHPPFKPAAGRPDDTFYFDPEFTAKTPRDSPGVPPSANAHQLFRGFSFVAITEEETQPLPNAIVKQLHRSTSQFSDAYEIKEDIGVGSYSICKRCIHKGTGMEYAVKIISKAKRDPTEEVEILLRYGQHPNIITLKDVYDDGRSVFLVTELMKGGELLDKILRQKFFSEREASAVLYTITKTLEYLHVQGVVHRDLKPSNILYVDESGNAESIRICDFGFAKQLRAENGLLMTPCYTANFVAPEVLKKQGYDAACDIWSLGVLLYTMLTGFTPFANGPEDTPEEILARIGSGKFSLSGGYWNSVSAEAKDLVSKMLHVDPHQRLTAGQVLRHPWVTHRDQLPKYTLNRQDAPHLVKGAMAATYSALNRNVPPVLEPVGCSTLAQRRGMKKITSTAL; encoded by the exons GATGACGTGCCGATCAAAGAGATCAGCATCACCCACCACGTGAAGGAGGGATCGGAAAAGGCCGACCCGCGACAGTTCGAGCTCCGGAAAGTCCTGGGACAGGGCTCCTTCGgcaag GTTTTTCTGGTGAGAAAGATCACCGGACCAGATGCTGGTCAGCTGTACGCCATGAAGGTCCTGAAGAAAGCCACGCTGAAAG TCCGCGACCGGGTCAGGACGAAGATGGAGAGAGACATCCTGGTGGAGGTCAACCATCCCTTCATCGTCAAGCTGCACTACG CGTTTCAGACGGAGGGGAAGCTCTACCTGATCCTGGACTTCCTCCGAGGAGGAGATCTCTTCACTCGCCTCTCCAAGGAG GTGATGTTCACGGAGGAGGACGTGAAGTTCTACCTGGCAGAGCTCGCCTTGGCCCTCGACCATCTTCACGGCCTCGGCATCATTTACAGAGACCTCAAGCCTGAGAA CATCCTTCTCGACGAGGAGGGACACATCAAGCTGACTG ACTTCGGCCTCAGCAAGGAGTCGATCGACCATGAGAACAAGGCCTACTCGTTCTGCGGGACGGTGGAGTACATGGCCCCGGAGGTGGTGAACCGGCGAGGACACACCCACAGCGCCGACTGGTGGTCGTACGGCGTCCTGATG TTTGAGATGCTGACGGGAACGCTGCCGTTTCAAGGCAAAGACCGGAAAGAGACGATGACCATGATCCTCAA aGCCAAGCTGGGAATGCCACAGTTTCTGAGTTCGGAAGCTCAGAGTCTCCTCAGGAACCTTTTCAAACGCAACCCTACCAACAGATTAG gAGCCGGACCAGATGGAGTAGAGGAGATCAAGAGGCATCACTTCTTCAGCACCATCGACTGGAAT AAGCTGTACCGCCGTGAGATCCACCCTCCTTTTAAGCCGGCTGCAGGACGACCTGACGACACTTTCTATTTCGATCCCGAGTTCACGGCTAAAACGCCCAGAG aCTCGCCGGGGGTCCCTCCGAGTGCCAACGCccatcagctgttcagaggaTTCAGTTTTGTGGCCATAACAGAGGAGGAAACACAACCACTACCTAACGCTATAGTAAAG CAACTTCACAGAAGCACGTCTCAGTTCTCAGATGCCTACGAGATCAAAGAGGACATCGGAGTCGGATCGTACTCCATCTGCAAACGCTGCATACATAAAGGGACGGGGATGGAGTACGCAGTTAAA ATCATCAGTAAGGCCAAGAGAGACCCGACAGAAGAGGTGGAGATCCTGCTGAGATATGGACAGCATCCCAACATCATCACCCTCAAGGAT GTGTACGATGATGGCCGGTCGGTGTTCCTGGTGACGGAGCTGATGAAGGGAGGCGAGCTGCTCGACAAAATCCTCCGGCAGAAGTTTTTCTCGGAGCGAGAGGCGAGCGCCGTCCTCTACACCATCACCAAGACCTTGGAGTACCTGCATGTACAAGGG GTGGTTCACAGAGACCTGAAGCCCAGCAACATCCTGTACGTGGACGAGAGCGGCAACGCCGAGTCCATCCGGATCTGCGACTTCGGTTTCGCCAAACAGCTGCGAGCGGAGAACGGGCTGCTCATGACGCCGTGCTACACCGCTAACTTCGTCGCCCCCGAG GTGCTGAAGAAGCAGGGCTACGATGCTGCCTGCGACATCTGGAGTCTGGGAGTTCTGCTCTACACCATGCTAACAGG TTTCACTCCTTTCGCTAACGGACCAGAGGACACGCCGGAGGAGATTCTGGCTCGGATCGGCAGCGGCAAGTTTTCCCTCAGCGGAGGATACTGGAACTCCGTCTCTGCTGAAGCAAAG gACCTGGTCTCCAAGATGCTCCATGTGGACCCTCACCAGCGTCTGACGGCCGGCCAGGTCCTCCGACACCCCTGGGTGACGCACCGAGACCAGCTGCCCAAATACACCCTCAACAGACAGGACGCTCCTCACCTGGTTAAG GGGGCGATGGCGGCCACCTACTCGGCCCTGAACAGGAACGTCCCTCCGGTCCTGGAGCCGGTGGGCTGTTCCACTCTGGCCCAGCGGCGGGGGATGAAGAAGATCACCTCCACGGCCCTGtga
- the rps6ka3b gene encoding ribosomal protein S6 kinase alpha-3 isoform X1, producing MTGVCCGSVAPSVCLESGNSSVPRGHWWEWAEWAEWGSPQQLVETVGGRSQLEGEIPRPSSGSPLAVTQSVGPSRRCSSFGFQSTMTNCRSEPPPAVSRLIRSLRSRLKSLRRLLVLGADVRTRTGTAEGTVLDHCGAKHCSVTDDVPIKEISITHHVKEGSEKADPRQFELRKVLGQGSFGKVFLVRKITGPDAGQLYAMKVLKKATLKVRDRVRTKMERDILVEVNHPFIVKLHYAFQTEGKLYLILDFLRGGDLFTRLSKEVMFTEEDVKFYLAELALALDHLHGLGIIYRDLKPENILLDEEGHIKLTDFGLSKESIDHENKAYSFCGTVEYMAPEVVNRRGHTHSADWWSYGVLMFEMLTGTLPFQGKDRKETMTMILKAKLGMPQFLSSEAQSLLRNLFKRNPTNRLGAGPDGVEEIKRHHFFSTIDWNKLYRREIHPPFKPAAGRPDDTFYFDPEFTAKTPRDSPGVPPSANAHQLFRGFSFVAITEEETQPLPNAIVKQLHRSTSQFSDAYEIKEDIGVGSYSICKRCIHKGTGMEYAVKIISKAKRDPTEEVEILLRYGQHPNIITLKDVYDDGRSVFLVTELMKGGELLDKILRQKFFSEREASAVLYTITKTLEYLHVQGVVHRDLKPSNILYVDESGNAESIRICDFGFAKQLRAENGLLMTPCYTANFVAPEVLKKQGYDAACDIWSLGVLLYTMLTGFTPFANGPEDTPEEILARIGSGKFSLSGGYWNSVSAEAKDLVSKMLHVDPHQRLTAGQVLRHPWVTHRDQLPKYTLNRQDAPHLVKGAMAATYSALNRNVPPVLEPVGCSTLAQRRGMKKITSTAL from the exons ATGACAGGAGTGTGCTGTGGATCAGTCGCTCCCTCGGTATGTTTAGAGAGTGGAAATAGCAGCGTGCCTCGTGGACACTGGTGGGAGTGGGCAGAGTGGGCAGAGTGGGGATCTCCACAGCAGCTGGTGGAAACAGTGGGTGGAAGGTCACAGCTGGAGGGGGAGATCCCACGTCCTTCCTCCGGGTCTCCCCTCGCTGTGACTCAGTCCGTGGGTCCGAGTCGTCGCTGCAGCAGCTTCGGGTTTCAGTCCACCATGACAAACTGCCGGTCGGAGCCTCCGCCGGCCGTCAGCCGTCTGATCCGATCGCTCCGGAGTCGGCTGAAGTCGCTGCGACGCCTCCTGGTGCTCGGAGCTGACGTCCGGACCAGAACCGGGACCGCTGAGGGGACGGTTTTAGACCACTGCGGAGCAAAACACTGCAGTGTGACT GATGACGTGCCGATCAAAGAGATCAGCATCACCCACCACGTGAAGGAGGGATCGGAAAAGGCCGACCCGCGACAGTTCGAGCTCCGGAAAGTCCTGGGACAGGGCTCCTTCGgcaag GTTTTTCTGGTGAGAAAGATCACCGGACCAGATGCTGGTCAGCTGTACGCCATGAAGGTCCTGAAGAAAGCCACGCTGAAAG TCCGCGACCGGGTCAGGACGAAGATGGAGAGAGACATCCTGGTGGAGGTCAACCATCCCTTCATCGTCAAGCTGCACTACG CGTTTCAGACGGAGGGGAAGCTCTACCTGATCCTGGACTTCCTCCGAGGAGGAGATCTCTTCACTCGCCTCTCCAAGGAG GTGATGTTCACGGAGGAGGACGTGAAGTTCTACCTGGCAGAGCTCGCCTTGGCCCTCGACCATCTTCACGGCCTCGGCATCATTTACAGAGACCTCAAGCCTGAGAA CATCCTTCTCGACGAGGAGGGACACATCAAGCTGACTG ACTTCGGCCTCAGCAAGGAGTCGATCGACCATGAGAACAAGGCCTACTCGTTCTGCGGGACGGTGGAGTACATGGCCCCGGAGGTGGTGAACCGGCGAGGACACACCCACAGCGCCGACTGGTGGTCGTACGGCGTCCTGATG TTTGAGATGCTGACGGGAACGCTGCCGTTTCAAGGCAAAGACCGGAAAGAGACGATGACCATGATCCTCAA aGCCAAGCTGGGAATGCCACAGTTTCTGAGTTCGGAAGCTCAGAGTCTCCTCAGGAACCTTTTCAAACGCAACCCTACCAACAGATTAG gAGCCGGACCAGATGGAGTAGAGGAGATCAAGAGGCATCACTTCTTCAGCACCATCGACTGGAAT AAGCTGTACCGCCGTGAGATCCACCCTCCTTTTAAGCCGGCTGCAGGACGACCTGACGACACTTTCTATTTCGATCCCGAGTTCACGGCTAAAACGCCCAGAG aCTCGCCGGGGGTCCCTCCGAGTGCCAACGCccatcagctgttcagaggaTTCAGTTTTGTGGCCATAACAGAGGAGGAAACACAACCACTACCTAACGCTATAGTAAAG CAACTTCACAGAAGCACGTCTCAGTTCTCAGATGCCTACGAGATCAAAGAGGACATCGGAGTCGGATCGTACTCCATCTGCAAACGCTGCATACATAAAGGGACGGGGATGGAGTACGCAGTTAAA ATCATCAGTAAGGCCAAGAGAGACCCGACAGAAGAGGTGGAGATCCTGCTGAGATATGGACAGCATCCCAACATCATCACCCTCAAGGAT GTGTACGATGATGGCCGGTCGGTGTTCCTGGTGACGGAGCTGATGAAGGGAGGCGAGCTGCTCGACAAAATCCTCCGGCAGAAGTTTTTCTCGGAGCGAGAGGCGAGCGCCGTCCTCTACACCATCACCAAGACCTTGGAGTACCTGCATGTACAAGGG GTGGTTCACAGAGACCTGAAGCCCAGCAACATCCTGTACGTGGACGAGAGCGGCAACGCCGAGTCCATCCGGATCTGCGACTTCGGTTTCGCCAAACAGCTGCGAGCGGAGAACGGGCTGCTCATGACGCCGTGCTACACCGCTAACTTCGTCGCCCCCGAG GTGCTGAAGAAGCAGGGCTACGATGCTGCCTGCGACATCTGGAGTCTGGGAGTTCTGCTCTACACCATGCTAACAGG TTTCACTCCTTTCGCTAACGGACCAGAGGACACGCCGGAGGAGATTCTGGCTCGGATCGGCAGCGGCAAGTTTTCCCTCAGCGGAGGATACTGGAACTCCGTCTCTGCTGAAGCAAAG gACCTGGTCTCCAAGATGCTCCATGTGGACCCTCACCAGCGTCTGACGGCCGGCCAGGTCCTCCGACACCCCTGGGTGACGCACCGAGACCAGCTGCCCAAATACACCCTCAACAGACAGGACGCTCCTCACCTGGTTAAG GGGGCGATGGCGGCCACCTACTCGGCCCTGAACAGGAACGTCCCTCCGGTCCTGGAGCCGGTGGGCTGTTCCACTCTGGCCCAGCGGCGGGGGATGAAGAAGATCACCTCCACGGCCCTGtga
- the rps6ka3b gene encoding ribosomal protein S6 kinase alpha-3 isoform X2 — protein MPLAQLADPWQKMPVGGTAGEDAHQDPEDSVGDDDSMPPCTDDVPIKEISITHHVKEGSEKADPRQFELRKVLGQGSFGKVFLVRKITGPDAGQLYAMKVLKKATLKVRDRVRTKMERDILVEVNHPFIVKLHYAFQTEGKLYLILDFLRGGDLFTRLSKEVMFTEEDVKFYLAELALALDHLHGLGIIYRDLKPENILLDEEGHIKLTDFGLSKESIDHENKAYSFCGTVEYMAPEVVNRRGHTHSADWWSYGVLMFEMLTGTLPFQGKDRKETMTMILKAKLGMPQFLSSEAQSLLRNLFKRNPTNRLGAGPDGVEEIKRHHFFSTIDWNKLYRREIHPPFKPAAGRPDDTFYFDPEFTAKTPRDSPGVPPSANAHQLFRGFSFVAITEEETQPLPNAIVKQLHRSTSQFSDAYEIKEDIGVGSYSICKRCIHKGTGMEYAVKIISKAKRDPTEEVEILLRYGQHPNIITLKDVYDDGRSVFLVTELMKGGELLDKILRQKFFSEREASAVLYTITKTLEYLHVQGVVHRDLKPSNILYVDESGNAESIRICDFGFAKQLRAENGLLMTPCYTANFVAPEVLKKQGYDAACDIWSLGVLLYTMLTGFTPFANGPEDTPEEILARIGSGKFSLSGGYWNSVSAEAKDLVSKMLHVDPHQRLTAGQVLRHPWVTHRDQLPKYTLNRQDAPHLVKGAMAATYSALNRNVPPVLEPVGCSTLAQRRGMKKITSTAL, from the exons GATGACGTGCCGATCAAAGAGATCAGCATCACCCACCACGTGAAGGAGGGATCGGAAAAGGCCGACCCGCGACAGTTCGAGCTCCGGAAAGTCCTGGGACAGGGCTCCTTCGgcaag GTTTTTCTGGTGAGAAAGATCACCGGACCAGATGCTGGTCAGCTGTACGCCATGAAGGTCCTGAAGAAAGCCACGCTGAAAG TCCGCGACCGGGTCAGGACGAAGATGGAGAGAGACATCCTGGTGGAGGTCAACCATCCCTTCATCGTCAAGCTGCACTACG CGTTTCAGACGGAGGGGAAGCTCTACCTGATCCTGGACTTCCTCCGAGGAGGAGATCTCTTCACTCGCCTCTCCAAGGAG GTGATGTTCACGGAGGAGGACGTGAAGTTCTACCTGGCAGAGCTCGCCTTGGCCCTCGACCATCTTCACGGCCTCGGCATCATTTACAGAGACCTCAAGCCTGAGAA CATCCTTCTCGACGAGGAGGGACACATCAAGCTGACTG ACTTCGGCCTCAGCAAGGAGTCGATCGACCATGAGAACAAGGCCTACTCGTTCTGCGGGACGGTGGAGTACATGGCCCCGGAGGTGGTGAACCGGCGAGGACACACCCACAGCGCCGACTGGTGGTCGTACGGCGTCCTGATG TTTGAGATGCTGACGGGAACGCTGCCGTTTCAAGGCAAAGACCGGAAAGAGACGATGACCATGATCCTCAA aGCCAAGCTGGGAATGCCACAGTTTCTGAGTTCGGAAGCTCAGAGTCTCCTCAGGAACCTTTTCAAACGCAACCCTACCAACAGATTAG gAGCCGGACCAGATGGAGTAGAGGAGATCAAGAGGCATCACTTCTTCAGCACCATCGACTGGAAT AAGCTGTACCGCCGTGAGATCCACCCTCCTTTTAAGCCGGCTGCAGGACGACCTGACGACACTTTCTATTTCGATCCCGAGTTCACGGCTAAAACGCCCAGAG aCTCGCCGGGGGTCCCTCCGAGTGCCAACGCccatcagctgttcagaggaTTCAGTTTTGTGGCCATAACAGAGGAGGAAACACAACCACTACCTAACGCTATAGTAAAG CAACTTCACAGAAGCACGTCTCAGTTCTCAGATGCCTACGAGATCAAAGAGGACATCGGAGTCGGATCGTACTCCATCTGCAAACGCTGCATACATAAAGGGACGGGGATGGAGTACGCAGTTAAA ATCATCAGTAAGGCCAAGAGAGACCCGACAGAAGAGGTGGAGATCCTGCTGAGATATGGACAGCATCCCAACATCATCACCCTCAAGGAT GTGTACGATGATGGCCGGTCGGTGTTCCTGGTGACGGAGCTGATGAAGGGAGGCGAGCTGCTCGACAAAATCCTCCGGCAGAAGTTTTTCTCGGAGCGAGAGGCGAGCGCCGTCCTCTACACCATCACCAAGACCTTGGAGTACCTGCATGTACAAGGG GTGGTTCACAGAGACCTGAAGCCCAGCAACATCCTGTACGTGGACGAGAGCGGCAACGCCGAGTCCATCCGGATCTGCGACTTCGGTTTCGCCAAACAGCTGCGAGCGGAGAACGGGCTGCTCATGACGCCGTGCTACACCGCTAACTTCGTCGCCCCCGAG GTGCTGAAGAAGCAGGGCTACGATGCTGCCTGCGACATCTGGAGTCTGGGAGTTCTGCTCTACACCATGCTAACAGG TTTCACTCCTTTCGCTAACGGACCAGAGGACACGCCGGAGGAGATTCTGGCTCGGATCGGCAGCGGCAAGTTTTCCCTCAGCGGAGGATACTGGAACTCCGTCTCTGCTGAAGCAAAG gACCTGGTCTCCAAGATGCTCCATGTGGACCCTCACCAGCGTCTGACGGCCGGCCAGGTCCTCCGACACCCCTGGGTGACGCACCGAGACCAGCTGCCCAAATACACCCTCAACAGACAGGACGCTCCTCACCTGGTTAAG GGGGCGATGGCGGCCACCTACTCGGCCCTGAACAGGAACGTCCCTCCGGTCCTGGAGCCGGTGGGCTGTTCCACTCTGGCCCAGCGGCGGGGGATGAAGAAGATCACCTCCACGGCCCTGtga